The region ACATTTTGCAGGCCGCCAATTATCTCATTGAGCACAACAGTGAACGCATTGATAAAGTGCTACGTCCCACCAAGGCTCCTGGTCCCCCCATTCACTGTGAGTGTTGCGACACCGAAACCGATGAAGCCTATTTCATTACCCAACAGATTAAGGCCTTGGGCAGTCAATCCCTCGAGCCCCAGTGGGGACGGTTTGCGATTCTCTACCGTACCAATGCCCAATCTCGCCCCTTTGAGGAGGCTTTAGTTCGCGCAAATATCCCCTACACCGTGGTCGGTGGCCTCAAGTTCTATGAGCGCAAGGAAGTCAAGGATATTCTCGCCTACCTGCGCCTGCTGCAAAACCCTCAAGACACCGTGAGTCTGCGGAGAATTATTAATATTCCACGACGCGGCATTGGTAAAACCAGTTTGGATCGCCTCAGTGACGCTGCCCAAACCCTTGGCATTTCCCTGTGGGACTTAATTGCTGATACTGAATCTATGACACCGTTGGCGGGGCGAGCCAGCCGGGCAGTGCAGCAGTTTGTGACCCTCATAACTCGCCTGCGATCGCTAGTGGACGATATTGAACTCCCTGAACTGGTGAAAACCGTGATTGAAGAGACAGGCTACCGCCGCGAACTGGAAAACGAAGGCACCGACGAAAGCTTAGAGCGACTGCAAAACCTGATGGAACTGGTCAACGCTGCCCAGCAATTTAGCGAAGACAATGAGGGGGCCAGCCTCAGCGATTTTCTCAACAGTTCTGCCCTTGCCTCAGATTTGGATACCTTGCAAGAGGGAGAGGGGGTTGTCTCCCTAATGACCTTACATGCTGCCAAGGGACTGGAATTTCCCGTTGTCTTTTTAGTGGGGATGGAGCAAGGACTGTTTCCCAACTTCCGCAGTCTCAACGACCCCATGGCCCTAGAAGAGGAACGCCGCCTCTGCTATGTGGGCATTACCCGTGCCCAGGAGCGCCTCTTTCTCACCTTTGCCCAAAGCCGTCGTCTCTACGGTGGCAGGGAAGACACAATGCCATCGCAATTTCTGACGGAGCTACCCCCAGAACTGCTCACGGGGAATGTTCAACGACGCCCCCCAAGGACCGCTGTCACGACGGTATCCCCGTCGCGGTTGAGCAAGGCTGCGGCCTCTCCTTGGCGGGTGGGCGATCGCATTCTCCATCCCGTCTATGGCGAAGGGGAAATTACCCATGTCTTTGATACTGGTCCGAAACTCTCCTTGGCTATTCGTTTCCCACGTCGCGGGCAAAAGGTCGTTGATCCCCGGCTGACACCCCTTGAGCGGTTGTAAATCGAGCACCCCTTTGGGGATCTTCAGGCTGATTGCATGAAGTCCTGTTGCAGAATCCGCTTGTTTGGCTAGAATTCAGACTTTTGGAGCGTCATGATCAGCATGAACGGACAGGAGCTGCCAACCGCATGATGATTACAGCAACACTGCTTGCCCTCAGCGCTGGGGTGCACAGCCCCGCTATCCAACTGCCCGCAATCGTTGCTCAGCGGGCACAGCCTACAGGAATCACCTTCTACGCCGATAGAGGGGAGGGGCTATTTCGCATCCATGGCCGTCGGAGGCAAAAAGTAACGTTTATGAGTATTGTCATTGATCCGCAAAAGGTGGCGGATATCAATATGCAACTCGCGGATGGCCACTCTATTGGCTTCTCTGGCAATGTCATTCAGCAGGATGCCTACAATCTGCGGATTCGCCTAACCAGTTCGGGTATGGCTGATGCCCATGGCACCCTCAATATCCGTTACGGCCCTCAGCAATCCATTCTCAACTTGGCGGGTAAGGGTCAACTGGATGGTCAGCCCTTTGTGCTTACATTTAGACGCAAGTGAGTTGACAGAACTTCACCACAGCGAGGATAATAAGAGATCGCTCACCAAAAACTATCAAAAGCGGAACTGGCGGAATTGGTAGACGCGCTAGATTCAGGTTCTAGTGTCCGCAAGGACTTCGGGGTTCAAGTCCCCGGTTCCGCATCCTAGGGAGCCTTCAAAGTACGGTAAGATAGAGGCATTGGCTTCTGTCCGTTGTCATTATGGCTTTTTCCTCCATTGCGGTTCGTGAACTCCCCATTTTTCCTTTGCCGGATGTTGTGCTCTTTCCGGGACGACCCCTGCCGCTCCATATTTTTGAATTTCGCTACCGCATCATGATGAATACAATTCTGGAGAGCGATCGCCGATTTGGCATCGTGATGTGGGATCCGCAAACGGGACGGCCAGCCACGGTGGGCTGTTGTGCGGAAGTGCGTCGCTACGAACGGCTTCCCGATGACCGCATGCTCATTGATTCTCTTGGTCAGCAGCGGTTTCGCATCCTTGACTATGTGCGCGAAAAACCCTACCGCGTTGGGCTGGTGGAGTGGATTGAGGATGAACCCACCAGCATTGATCTGCGCCCCTTGGCCCAGGAAGTACGTCAACTCCTCGAGGATGTGGTGCGCCTCTCGGCAAAACTGACGGAACAACCCATGGAACTGCCCCCTGATGTGCCCACCGCTGCCCTGGAGCTATCCTATTGGATTGCCAGTAATTTTCGCGGTGTCGCTCAGGAGCAGCAACGCCTTTTGGAGCTACAGTCCACCTACGATCGCCTGCTGCGGGAAGCGGAAATTTTAACCACCACCCGCAATCACTTGGCGGCCCGCACCGTCCTCAAGGAAACCTTCAAATAGGCCGTGTCCTTCTCGGCGGAATATGTTACGCTAAAAGTCTTGCTTATTTTGCATCACATTGCCTTGCAGGGGAGAAAACTGATGAGCCGCGTTTGTCAACTAACTGGAAAAAAAGCCAATAACGCCTACGCTATTTCCCACTCCCATCGGCGGACGAAAAAACTGCAGCAAGTGAATTTGCAATGGAAACGGGTGTGGTGGCCAGAGGGCAAGCGCTGGGTGCGACTGCGCCTCTCTACCAAAGCCATTAAAACCCTCGAGCGCAAAGGCCTAAGTGCCTTTGCCAAAGAAGCGGGGTTGGACCTCAACAAACTCTAAGGGATTCCCCCCTAAAGACTTAAAGATCCACGCGGCCATAGCGAGCGATAATGTCCCGCTGGCCAGTCTTCTGCTGCGTTTGCCACGCCCACAACTGATCCCCCAGGGAAAAGTGCCACCACTCCTTTGGATGGCGCTGGAAGCCTGCATGGATCATGGCTTGATAGAGAATTTGGCGGCGCTGGGCAAAGCAGGCGGCGTTCATCTGCTCAGGATGGCGATCGTAAAAATCGGGAAAGGAACGCTCGGAAATCTCATCAATGGCGCCCCCCATATCCAAAGGATGGCCTGCCGGGTCGGCGAGGGTCAGATCAACGGCAGCACCGGTACTGTGGGGGGGTGGTTCTTTGGGGTCTGAGCTGGGCACCGCCCAAAATTGATAAACCTGCTGCCAAATCTCGCTGGCGATCGCGGGCTCAAGTTGCTGCGGATCATACCCCCGTTCTCGACAGAGGATGGTAAAGGTATGCGTCACCATGAACTGCTGCACCGCAATTGGGCGATAGGCATCAAAGATCGCCAGTTGCCAGCCGTAGGGCTCTAGGAGCGCTTGGGCACGCTCAAGGGCAGCAATCACCCCTAAGCGCAAGTAAAAGGGGGAAACACTGCCATAGGGGGCACCCAGACTTTGATAGGGATGGGGGGCCAACCGCACAAAGACAGAGGGAAGAGGTGCTAGGGGCTCCCCACATTCTGCAATGGGAATTTTGGTATAGGGCTTATCCCCCATCGGGACTAGGACTTCGCTTCGCGATCAAGGGCGAGTTCGACTTGCTTAAACTCCTGTTCGAGGCGGGCTTTCAGCTTCTCCGGCAGAGGACGATTGGGATAGGAACTGTAGTGACCCGCGAGGGAGTTGAGGGCGGTTTGCATCGTCATAAAGGAGGAGAGCGATCGCAACGAATCATCGCGACGATAGAGGGCAAAGAAGTCATTCAACTTTTTGCGGGCCTCTGCTTGAGCTGCCTTTTTGTTGGGGTCATTCTCTGGCAGAGCGATCGCTTCCCGCAGGCTACTGATCAGGGCAAGGGTATCTTCACGGAAATTGCCCGTTAGCCCCGTAGGCACATTGGCACAACTGGTCAGGAGTAGTGACACACTGAGGAAAAGCGCGCAAACCATCGCCCAAAAACGTTTCATACTCAACCCCAAAACAAAATTAGGTTTTAAGATACCCACGAGGCTGATCTTAGCAAGAATTGGTTACCCTAACCCGCTGCTGTCCCTGCGAAAAGGACTGTCTTTGGGGCATGATGATCTCAGCCATGATAAATGCTAGGTGATCAAGGGGTGTAGGAACGCGGTTGGCAATGACAATCTACTTTTATCGCGTCAAGGATGCCTACGGCAGTTTTTCCAATTTCTCTCCCCACGGGTTTACCCTAGAGGGTTATTACTGGCCAACAGCGGAACACTACTACCAAGCTCATAAATTCTTTGGCACTCCCTATGAGGCCTTTGGTCATGCGATTCGCATCGCGCCAACGCCTGAGGCGGCTGCCCAACTTGGTCGCAGTGGTCGCTATCCTGTGCATCCCCAGTGGGATCAGCTCAAACAGGCAGTGATGTGGCGTGCCCTTGTGGCTAAATTTACCACCCATGCGGAGTTGCGGGAATTGCTCTTGGCAACCGTGGATGAAGAATTAGTGGAGGACTCCCCTGTCGATAGCTATTGGGGCTGTGGGGGCGATCGCCAAGGCTCAAACTACCTAGGACGGCTGCTGATGCATCTGCGGCACTGTCTGCGCCAAGGGGCAGATCTCCACGCCTTTACCCCCCTGCAGGATTGTCCCTTTTGTCAGATGCCATGACTTTTGCCGACCACCCAGTGGCGCCGGAAAAAACGGGCAAGGCTAGATTCTTGCAGTTGCAGACAGATAGGGCGACCATGGGGGCAGGTGTGGGGTTGCCGACAACGGTACCACTGATCCACCAAGGTTTGCATTTCCGCAAGGGTGAGGGGCGTTCCGTTACGAATGGCGCTGCGACAGGCAACGGCAACTTTAGCGGCGCTCAGATCCGTCACTTGGCTGAGTTCAATAAGGGCGGCCACTAGATCGGGGCGATCGCGCAATAGACCAGGAACCCTACGCACTGCCCAAAGCTGCACCCCAAAGGGGGCGATCCCTAGCCCCCAGTCTTGAAAGCGTTGCACCTGTGTTTCCGTGAGGGACTTTAGCAACACCGGCTGCTCTAGCTCCACTGCTTGCCAATCCGTTTCAATCTGCTCGTAAAGCACCCGTTC is a window of Thermosynechococcus vestitus BP-1 DNA encoding:
- the pcrA gene encoding DNA helicase PcrA, which codes for MGSDFLTGLNPSQRQAVEHYSGPLLVVAGAGSGKTRTLTYRIAHLIRHHQVAPEHILAVTFTNKAAREMKERIETLFSQEMAQQLYGRDWLDLSPAEQRRVRSRVYHTYTQPLWIGTFHSLCARLLRLEIEAYQHPQGYRWTRHFTIFDESDVQSLIKQIVTGELNLDERRYDPRAIRYKISHAKNRGLSPDQLAQEQRSPAGRVAAEVYRCYEAALAKNNALDFDDLILRTVHLLQQRPERLDYWHQQFQHILVDEYQDTNRTQYDFIRLLATNGTPPQEFRNWGNRSIFVVGDVDQSIYSFRCADFTILMNFQQDFGDRLPDQQTRTMIKLEENYRSVANILQAANYLIEHNSERIDKVLRPTKAPGPPIHCECCDTETDEAYFITQQIKALGSQSLEPQWGRFAILYRTNAQSRPFEEALVRANIPYTVVGGLKFYERKEVKDILAYLRLLQNPQDTVSLRRIINIPRRGIGKTSLDRLSDAAQTLGISLWDLIADTESMTPLAGRASRAVQQFVTLITRLRSLVDDIELPELVKTVIEETGYRRELENEGTDESLERLQNLMELVNAAQQFSEDNEGASLSDFLNSSALASDLDTLQEGEGVVSLMTLHAAKGLEFPVVFLVGMEQGLFPNFRSLNDPMALEEERRLCYVGITRAQERLFLTFAQSRRLYGGREDTMPSQFLTELPPELLTGNVQRRPPRTAVTTVSPSRLSKAAASPWRVGDRILHPVYGEGEITHVFDTGPKLSLAIRFPRRGQKVVDPRLTPLERL
- a CDS encoding LON peptidase substrate-binding domain-containing protein, producing MAFSSIAVRELPIFPLPDVVLFPGRPLPLHIFEFRYRIMMNTILESDRRFGIVMWDPQTGRPATVGCCAEVRRYERLPDDRMLIDSLGQQRFRILDYVREKPYRVGLVEWIEDEPTSIDLRPLAQEVRQLLEDVVRLSAKLTEQPMELPPDVPTAALELSYWIASNFRGVAQEQQRLLELQSTYDRLLREAEILTTTRNHLAARTVLKETFK
- the rpmB gene encoding 50S ribosomal protein L28 — its product is MSRVCQLTGKKANNAYAISHSHRRTKKLQQVNLQWKRVWWPEGKRWVRLRLSTKAIKTLERKGLSAFAKEAGLDLNKL
- a CDS encoding M15 family metallopeptidase, which translates into the protein MGDKPYTKIPIAECGEPLAPLPSVFVRLAPHPYQSLGAPYGSVSPFYLRLGVIAALERAQALLEPYGWQLAIFDAYRPIAVQQFMVTHTFTILCRERGYDPQQLEPAIASEIWQQVYQFWAVPSSDPKEPPPHSTGAAVDLTLADPAGHPLDMGGAIDEISERSFPDFYDRHPEQMNAACFAQRRQILYQAMIHAGFQRHPKEWWHFSLGDQLWAWQTQQKTGQRDIIARYGRVDL
- the psb27 gene encoding photosystem II protein Psb27 yields the protein MKRFWAMVCALFLSVSLLLTSCANVPTGLTGNFREDTLALISSLREAIALPENDPNKKAAQAEARKKLNDFFALYRRDDSLRSLSSFMTMQTALNSLAGHYSSYPNRPLPEKLKARLEQEFKQVELALDREAKS
- a CDS encoding NADAR family protein, yielding MTIYFYRVKDAYGSFSNFSPHGFTLEGYYWPTAEHYYQAHKFFGTPYEAFGHAIRIAPTPEAAAQLGRSGRYPVHPQWDQLKQAVMWRALVAKFTTHAELRELLLATVDEELVEDSPVDSYWGCGGDRQGSNYLGRLLMHLRHCLRQGADLHAFTPLQDCPFCQMP